A genomic stretch from Achromobacter spanius includes:
- a CDS encoding ABC transporter ATP-binding protein, which produces MSTVINPIIAPAPTAAPFAPGPLGTHITIRGLTKYFAGWPLYEDFNLDIPKGKIVSVFGPNGCGKSTLINMIAGLIPIDSGEILFDGKSLAQTKIGYVFQNYREAMFPWLRTIDNIAYPLRLEGRSKAEVDARVEELVASFDVKFDLKRYPYELSGGQQQTASIMRALAPGPEVLFLDEPFSALDFEMTLFIREKLQEVFLQTGTTMLLVSHDLEEAVYLADQVLLLTKRPTRVAEILDYTDARPRTVETLSEPSFIQMKKLSLEIFQREVRK; this is translated from the coding sequence ATGTCCACCGTCATCAACCCCATCATCGCCCCTGCCCCCACCGCCGCGCCGTTCGCGCCCGGCCCCTTGGGCACGCACATCACTATCCGTGGCCTGACCAAGTATTTCGCGGGCTGGCCGCTGTATGAAGACTTCAACCTGGACATCCCCAAGGGCAAGATCGTCTCGGTGTTCGGCCCCAACGGCTGCGGCAAGTCCACGCTGATCAACATGATCGCGGGCCTGATTCCCATTGATTCGGGCGAGATCCTGTTCGATGGCAAATCGCTGGCGCAAACCAAGATCGGCTACGTGTTCCAGAACTACCGCGAAGCCATGTTCCCGTGGCTGCGCACCATCGACAACATCGCCTACCCGCTGCGCCTGGAAGGCCGCAGCAAGGCCGAAGTGGATGCGCGCGTGGAAGAGTTGGTGGCGTCGTTCGACGTCAAGTTCGATCTGAAACGCTATCCGTATGAACTGTCGGGCGGGCAGCAGCAGACGGCGTCCATCATGCGCGCCCTGGCGCCGGGACCCGAGGTGCTGTTCCTGGACGAACCTTTTTCGGCGCTGGACTTCGAGATGACGCTGTTCATCCGCGAAAAGCTGCAAGAGGTGTTCCTGCAGACCGGCACGACGATGTTGCTGGTGTCGCATGACCTGGAAGAGGCCGTGTACCTGGCCGACCAGGTGCTGCTCTTGACCAAGCGGCCCACGCGCGTGGCTGAAATTCTGGACTACACCGACGCGCGCCCGCGCACCGTGGAAACCTTGTCCGAACCCAGCTTCATCCAGATGAAGAAACTGAGCCTGGAAATTTTCCAGCGCGAAGTGCGCAAGTAG
- a CDS encoding DUF4089 domain-containing protein produces MTQETIDQYVRSALALSGYALRESTTAEVVQQFARIHDIAASFVDEPLPVELESASVFRP; encoded by the coding sequence ATGACCCAGGAAACCATCGATCAATACGTGCGCAGCGCCTTGGCGCTGTCGGGCTACGCCTTGCGCGAATCCACCACGGCGGAAGTCGTGCAGCAGTTCGCGCGCATCCACGACATTGCGGCAAGCTTCGTGGACGAGCCGCTGCCTGTGGAACTGGAATCCGCATCGGTGTTCCGTCCATGA
- a CDS encoding AtzE family amidohydrolase, with translation MSGPATHIARQIASGERSAVAVLDATLARIRERDTRYNCFTAITETRARQEAAAIDARRARGEALPPLAGVPYAVKNLFDIADEVTLAGGRVNAANPPASHDARLVTRMREAGAVLVGALNMDEHAYGFTTENTHYGPCRNPHDVSRVAGGSSGGSAAAVAGGLVPLTLGSDTNGSIRVPASLCGVFGLKPTYGRLPRTGSFPFVGSLDHLGPFAASASDLAAAYDALQGPDADDAACAQYAAEPVLPTISTGARKLRVAVLGGYFADWAGPAARRAVEIAARALDATAIVELPGATQARAAAFIITAAEGGALHRRKLVTHYDYYEPYSRDRLVAGSLVPAAWVQQAQRIRHRVYREALALFDQYDVLIAPATPVSATPIGTDWLTLAGKELPARASMGLLTQPISCIGLPVCTAPTWPEAEQDGHLPLGVQLIGAPWREADCLAAAHALEQAGAASVRPV, from the coding sequence ATGAGCGGCCCCGCCACCCACATCGCCCGCCAGATTGCCAGCGGCGAGCGCAGCGCCGTCGCGGTGCTGGACGCCACCTTGGCACGCATCCGCGAACGCGACACCCGCTACAACTGTTTTACCGCCATCACCGAGACGCGCGCGCGCCAGGAAGCCGCCGCCATCGACGCGCGCCGCGCCCGTGGCGAAGCGCTGCCGCCGCTGGCCGGCGTGCCCTATGCCGTCAAGAACCTGTTCGACATCGCCGACGAAGTCACCTTGGCGGGGGGCCGCGTCAATGCGGCGAATCCCCCCGCCAGTCACGACGCCCGCCTGGTCACGCGCATGCGCGAGGCCGGCGCGGTGCTGGTCGGCGCCTTGAACATGGACGAACACGCTTACGGCTTCACCACCGAAAACACGCACTACGGCCCCTGCCGCAACCCGCATGACGTCAGCCGCGTGGCGGGCGGCTCATCCGGCGGCAGCGCCGCCGCGGTGGCGGGCGGGCTGGTGCCGCTGACCTTGGGGTCGGACACCAACGGGTCCATACGCGTGCCGGCGTCCCTGTGCGGCGTCTTTGGCTTGAAGCCGACCTATGGCCGCCTGCCCCGCACCGGTTCCTTTCCGTTTGTGGGCAGCCTGGATCACCTGGGGCCGTTCGCGGCCAGCGCCAGCGACCTGGCCGCCGCCTACGATGCGCTGCAAGGGCCGGACGCCGACGACGCCGCCTGCGCGCAATACGCCGCCGAACCCGTGCTGCCCACGATTTCGACCGGCGCGCGCAAGCTGCGCGTGGCGGTGCTGGGCGGCTACTTCGCCGATTGGGCCGGCCCCGCCGCGCGCCGCGCTGTCGAGATCGCCGCGCGCGCCCTGGACGCCACCGCCATCGTTGAACTGCCCGGCGCCACGCAAGCCCGCGCCGCCGCCTTCATCATCACGGCGGCCGAAGGCGGCGCCTTGCATCGGCGCAAGCTGGTCACGCACTACGACTACTACGAACCCTATTCCCGCGACCGCCTCGTGGCCGGCAGCCTGGTGCCCGCGGCCTGGGTGCAGCAGGCGCAACGCATTCGCCACCGCGTCTACCGCGAAGCCTTGGCGCTGTTTGACCAGTACGACGTGCTGATCGCGCCCGCCACGCCCGTGTCCGCCACGCCCATCGGCACCGACTGGCTGACGCTGGCGGGCAAGGAACTGCCGGCGCGCGCCAGCATGGGCCTGTTGACGCAGCCCATCTCGTGCATCGGCCTGCCCGTGTGCACCGCGCCCACCTGGCCCGAAGCCGAGCAGGACGGCCACCTGCCGTTGGGCGTGCAACTGATCGGCGCGCCCTGGCGCGAAGCCGATTGCCTGGCCGCCGCCCATGCGCTGGAACAGGCCGGCGCGGCAAGCGTGCGGCCCGTCTGA
- a CDS encoding GntR family transcriptional regulator: protein METAFAAIDMPRTLADTAYGALKRDILDFRLAPGDRFTETEIAERLQVSRTPVREALFRLEREGYLEVRQRNGWLVKPLDFNTLDHFYELRSVLEIASVHALCAPGQLPAPLRALQALADTWLVSPSERSNDGEWLADLDERFHIDLVAAAGNPEISRVHRAATERIRIVRRLDFTLQDRIDNTYEEHGAILRAVLARDGASATQLLQAHIHDSQTAVRKITLHRLYSTRHAKAA, encoded by the coding sequence ATGGAAACTGCTTTCGCTGCCATCGACATGCCGCGCACCCTGGCCGACACGGCCTATGGGGCATTGAAACGCGACATCCTGGATTTCCGGCTGGCGCCGGGCGACCGCTTCACCGAAACCGAAATCGCGGAACGGCTGCAGGTCAGCCGCACTCCGGTGCGTGAAGCGCTGTTCCGGCTGGAACGCGAAGGCTATCTGGAAGTTAGGCAGCGCAACGGCTGGCTGGTCAAGCCGCTGGACTTCAACACGCTGGATCATTTCTACGAACTGCGCAGCGTGCTGGAAATCGCCTCCGTCCATGCCTTGTGCGCTCCAGGGCAACTGCCCGCTCCGCTGCGCGCGCTACAAGCGCTGGCGGACACCTGGCTGGTCAGCCCAAGCGAACGCTCCAACGATGGGGAATGGCTGGCCGACCTGGACGAACGCTTCCACATCGACCTGGTGGCGGCTGCCGGCAACCCGGAAATCTCGCGCGTGCACCGCGCCGCCACCGAACGCATCCGCATCGTGCGCCGGCTGGACTTCACACTGCAGGACCGCATCGACAACACCTACGAGGAACATGGCGCGATCTTGCGCGCGGTGCTGGCGCGTGATGGCGCCAGCGCCACGCAACTGCTGCAAGCGCATATCCATGACAGCCAGACCGCGGTGCGCAAGATCACGCTGCACCGCTTGTACTCCACGCGGCATGCCAAGGCGGCATGA
- a CDS encoding antibiotic biosynthesis monooxygenase, whose translation MSSSAVSAPVTMLVTRHIAPERYSDFLSWMRQGEILAAGFPGFLGSGVLQPPEGGDEYQIVLRFTDEASLLRWEKSLPRRMWLERGATLVRASHEHRVSGTDGWFAPKSASAPPRWKQAVSIWLAYFPVLLVFSILVSEHLNMMPVFWRVLITSVILTPIMVFICIPVISRVLQRWLRAG comes from the coding sequence ATGTCCAGTTCCGCTGTTTCCGCCCCCGTCACCATGCTGGTCACCCGTCACATCGCGCCCGAACGCTATAGCGATTTTCTGTCCTGGATGCGCCAGGGTGAAATCTTGGCGGCAGGGTTCCCCGGGTTTTTGGGGTCGGGCGTGCTGCAACCGCCAGAAGGGGGTGACGAGTACCAGATCGTGCTGCGCTTTACCGACGAGGCCAGCCTGTTGCGCTGGGAAAAGTCCTTGCCGCGTCGCATGTGGCTGGAACGCGGCGCGACCCTGGTGCGCGCCAGCCATGAGCACCGCGTCAGCGGCACCGACGGCTGGTTTGCGCCCAAGTCGGCCAGCGCGCCGCCGCGCTGGAAGCAGGCCGTGAGCATCTGGCTGGCTTACTTTCCCGTGCTGCTGGTGTTTTCGATTCTGGTCAGCGAACACTTGAACATGATGCCGGTGTTCTGGCGCGTGCTGATCACGAGTGTGATATTGACGCCCATCATGGTGTTCATCTGCATCCCGGTCATTTCGCGTGTGCTGCAGCGCTGGCTGCGAGCGGGGTGA
- the hpxZ gene encoding oxalurate catabolism protein HpxZ, whose amino-acid sequence MDINLPDVVAEVTTAFERYETALVTNDVEELDTLFWNSPHTLRYGASENLYGYDAIREFRAGRSPQGLARRVLRTAITTYGNDFATTNIEFQREGSDRIGRQSQTWMRTPAGWRVVSAHVSLMA is encoded by the coding sequence ATGGACATCAACCTGCCCGACGTCGTCGCCGAGGTCACCACCGCCTTCGAGCGCTACGAGACGGCGCTGGTCACGAATGACGTCGAAGAACTGGACACGCTGTTCTGGAACAGCCCACACACGCTGCGCTACGGCGCCAGTGAAAACCTCTACGGCTATGACGCCATCCGCGAATTCCGCGCGGGGCGATCGCCCCAAGGATTGGCCCGCCGCGTCCTGCGCACCGCCATCACCACCTACGGCAACGACTTCGCCACCACCAATATTGAATTCCAGCGTGAAGGCAGCGACCGCATCGGCCGCCAAAGCCAGACCTGGATGCGCACGCCCGCGGGTTGGCGCGTGGTGTCGGCGCACGTCAGCTTGATGGCATGA
- a CDS encoding NADPH-dependent FMN reductase, producing MSTYKIAVFVGSLRAASINLRLARALEKLVPADFKFEYVSLGDIPLYNQDNENNLPAPAAKLKQQIADAQGILFVSPEHNRSVPAAIKNAIDWGSRPWGQNSWPGKAVGIVGASPSAAGTAMMQQHLRNILAAEGANALTTPEVFLQYSDGLVDDQYTITNEGTRKFLQGWVDRYVDWVKKMST from the coding sequence ATGAGCACATACAAGATTGCGGTTTTTGTCGGCAGCCTGCGTGCCGCCTCGATCAATTTGCGATTGGCCCGAGCGCTGGAAAAGCTGGTTCCCGCAGACTTCAAGTTCGAGTATGTGAGTCTGGGTGACATCCCCCTGTACAACCAGGACAACGAAAACAACCTGCCCGCCCCCGCCGCCAAGCTCAAGCAGCAGATCGCCGACGCGCAAGGCATTCTTTTTGTATCGCCCGAGCACAACCGCTCGGTGCCCGCCGCCATCAAGAACGCCATCGATTGGGGCTCGCGCCCCTGGGGCCAGAACTCCTGGCCGGGCAAAGCCGTCGGCATCGTGGGCGCTTCCCCCAGCGCCGCCGGCACCGCGATGATGCAACAGCACCTGCGCAACATCCTGGCCGCCGAAGGCGCCAACGCGCTGACGACGCCGGAAGTCTTCCTGCAGTATTCCGACGGTCTGGTCGACGACCAATACACGATCACCAATGAAGGCACGCGCAAGTTCCTGCAAGGCTGGGTCGACCGCTACGTTGACTGGGTCAAGAAGATGAGCACCTGA
- a CDS encoding dodecin, producing MSNHVYKQIELVGSSTTSTDDAIAKAIERASETLRNLDWFEVTEVRGHIKDGKVAHWQVGLKIGMRLEGDE from the coding sequence ATGTCGAATCATGTCTACAAGCAAATCGAACTGGTGGGTTCTTCCACCACCTCAACCGATGACGCCATCGCCAAGGCGATCGAGCGCGCATCCGAAACGCTGCGCAACCTGGATTGGTTTGAAGTCACCGAAGTGCGTGGCCACATCAAGGACGGCAAGGTGGCCCACTGGCAGGTCGGTTTGAAGATCGGCATGCGCCTGGAAGGCGACGAGTAA
- a CDS encoding DUF6496 domain-containing protein — MPERKTLERAKQEKREGKSASTQAGEFVREEIEHVREGKHGVRSTKQAIAIGLSKARRAGVKASPSKNASPSTKRHAKKDLEAAHDGHAKSSTRSRATTKALKKESTKPASRSALSHHASKTASRRTAADRSAAAKKAAATKGAAGRSAAAKKAARTRAKNKAAAGSQHHAAH, encoded by the coding sequence ATGCCTGAACGAAAAACCCTGGAGCGAGCCAAGCAAGAGAAGCGTGAAGGCAAGTCCGCGTCCACGCAGGCCGGAGAATTCGTGCGCGAGGAAATCGAACACGTGCGCGAAGGCAAGCATGGCGTGCGTTCCACCAAACAAGCCATTGCGATCGGGCTGTCCAAGGCGCGCCGCGCGGGCGTGAAGGCCTCGCCTTCGAAGAACGCCAGTCCGTCGACGAAGCGCCACGCCAAGAAGGACTTGGAAGCCGCGCATGACGGACACGCCAAGTCCTCGACGCGCTCGCGCGCAACCACCAAGGCCTTGAAGAAGGAAAGCACCAAGCCCGCCTCGCGCTCGGCGCTGTCCCACCACGCCAGCAAGACCGCCAGCCGGCGCACTGCTGCTGACCGCTCGGCGGCGGCGAAAAAGGCGGCGGCCACCAAGGGCGCGGCCGGGCGTTCCGCCGCCGCGAAGAAGGCGGCGCGCACCCGGGCGAAGAACAAGGCAGCAGCCGGGTCGCAGCACCATGCCGCGCACTAG
- a CDS encoding LysR family transcriptional regulator translates to MVRFEDLRIFVAAAAHGSFSAAARELDVTPAVASAALKRLELTLDARLFVRSTRSLRLTTDGERYLEYARSAIATLEAGKNAMARDKTAISGTLSVSIPSDLGRHVLLPWLDDFQTRYPRVSFQVRISDRLADLYRQPVDIAIRYGTPNDSALVALPLAEHNRRVVCASPAYLARHGVPQTPADLRRHNCLSFVLGETLHDRWAFEHEGTAMTVPVKGDRVGDDGDLVRRWALAGHGVAYKSRYDVLADLRAGRLVALLPDYVTEPSPLYLLCVHRMLLSPAVKRMREFLQERFRQFDAG, encoded by the coding sequence ATGGTGCGGTTTGAAGACCTACGGATCTTTGTGGCGGCGGCGGCCCACGGCAGCTTCTCGGCCGCCGCGCGGGAACTGGACGTGACGCCCGCCGTGGCCAGCGCCGCGCTCAAGCGCCTGGAACTGACGCTGGACGCGCGGCTGTTCGTACGGTCCACGCGCAGCCTGCGGCTGACCACGGACGGCGAGCGCTATCTGGAATACGCGCGTTCAGCCATCGCCACGCTGGAGGCCGGCAAGAACGCCATGGCGCGCGACAAGACCGCCATATCCGGCACGCTGTCGGTCTCCATCCCCTCGGACCTGGGGCGTCACGTGCTGCTGCCCTGGCTGGATGATTTCCAAACCCGGTATCCCCGCGTGAGCTTCCAGGTGCGCATCAGCGACCGGCTGGCCGATCTGTATCGCCAGCCCGTGGACATCGCGATCCGCTACGGCACGCCGAATGATTCTGCGCTGGTGGCGCTGCCGCTGGCCGAACACAACCGCCGCGTCGTGTGCGCGTCGCCCGCGTACCTGGCGCGTCACGGCGTGCCCCAGACCCCGGCCGATCTGCGTCGGCACAACTGCCTGTCTTTCGTGCTGGGCGAGACGCTGCATGACCGTTGGGCGTTCGAGCACGAAGGCACGGCGATGACGGTACCGGTCAAGGGCGACCGCGTCGGCGATGACGGCGACCTGGTGCGCCGTTGGGCGCTGGCCGGGCACGGCGTGGCGTACAAGTCGCGCTACGACGTGCTGGCCGATCTGCGCGCCGGCCGCCTGGTGGCGCTTTTGCCCGACTACGTCACCGAGCCGTCGCCGCTCTACCTGTTGTGTGTACATCGCATGCTGCTGTCGCCTGCCGTGAAGCGCATGCGGGAGTTTCTGCAAGAACGCTTTCGGCAGTTCGACGCGGGTTAG
- a CDS encoding SDR family NAD(P)-dependent oxidoreductase: MNIELKGKKALVTGSSGGIGLAIAMGLAEAGAQVVLHGRSADKLARAAEAITQKFPAASVSTVQADLATADGAASISAAHPDVDILVNNAGFFAPKSFTEITDDDWQDMLDINVMSGIRLSRYYLPRMLAANWGRIVFISSESGVQIPAEMIHYGVSKTAMLAVSRGLAELTAGTGVTVNAVLPGPTRSEGVADFFAEMAKEQGVSQDEMERNFIAQHRPTSLLRRLATVDEVANMVVYTCSTQASATNGAALRVDGGVVRSIL, from the coding sequence ATGAACATCGAACTGAAAGGCAAAAAGGCGCTGGTGACCGGCTCGTCCGGCGGCATCGGCCTGGCCATCGCCATGGGCTTGGCCGAAGCCGGCGCCCAGGTCGTGCTGCACGGCCGCAGCGCGGACAAGCTTGCCCGCGCCGCCGAGGCCATTACGCAAAAATTCCCGGCCGCCAGCGTCAGCACCGTGCAGGCGGACCTGGCCACGGCCGACGGCGCGGCATCAATCTCCGCCGCCCACCCCGACGTAGACATCCTCGTCAACAACGCCGGCTTCTTCGCCCCGAAGTCGTTCACGGAAATCACCGACGACGACTGGCAGGACATGCTGGACATCAACGTCATGAGCGGCATCCGGCTGTCGCGCTACTACCTGCCCCGCATGCTGGCCGCCAACTGGGGCCGCATTGTTTTCATTTCCAGTGAATCCGGGGTGCAGATTCCCGCCGAAATGATCCACTACGGCGTCAGCAAGACGGCCATGCTGGCCGTGTCGCGCGGCCTGGCCGAGCTGACCGCCGGCACGGGCGTCACCGTCAACGCCGTGCTGCCGGGGCCGACGCGCTCGGAAGGCGTGGCCGACTTCTTCGCCGAAATGGCCAAGGAACAAGGCGTGTCGCAAGACGAGATGGAACGCAACTTCATCGCCCAGCACCGCCCCACGTCGCTGCTGCGCCGCCTGGCCACCGTGGACGAAGTGGCCAACATGGTCGTCTACACCTGCTCCACGCAGGCCAGCGCCACCAACGGCGCCGCGCTGCGCGTGGACGGCGGCGTGGTCCGCTCCATTCTTTGA
- a CDS encoding zinc-binding alcohol dehydrogenase family protein, whose protein sequence is MKAIAYFKNLPADQADALQDITIDEPVPGDHDLLVDVHAISVNPVDVKIRANRAPKDGKPEIIGWDAAGIVRAVGAKTSLFQPGDRVWYAGALNRPGANSERHVVDERIVGHMPKSLDFAQAAALPLTTITAWELLFDRLRVLDNAAPSQGTLLVVGAAGGVGSILVQLARQLTGLTVIGTASRPETQAWVRELGAHHVIDHSKPLTEELKRIGVPQVSYIAGLTHTDKHFAQLAEAIAPQGKIALIDDPAAIDVRLLKGKSASLHWEFMFARPLHQTPDMIAQHELLNQAARLIDNGTLRTTLGEHYGKINADNLRRAHAFIESGKAQGKVVLEGF, encoded by the coding sequence ATGAAAGCCATCGCCTATTTCAAGAACCTGCCGGCCGATCAGGCCGACGCGCTGCAAGACATCACCATCGACGAACCCGTGCCGGGCGACCACGACTTGCTGGTCGACGTACACGCCATCTCGGTGAACCCGGTGGACGTGAAGATCCGCGCCAACCGCGCACCCAAGGACGGCAAGCCGGAAATCATCGGCTGGGACGCGGCGGGCATCGTGCGCGCCGTGGGCGCCAAGACCAGCCTGTTCCAGCCCGGCGACCGCGTCTGGTATGCCGGTGCGCTGAACCGGCCCGGCGCCAACAGCGAGCGGCATGTGGTGGACGAGCGCATCGTCGGCCATATGCCCAAGAGCCTGGACTTTGCCCAGGCCGCGGCGCTGCCGCTGACCACCATCACCGCCTGGGAACTGTTGTTTGACCGGCTGCGCGTGCTGGACAACGCCGCCCCCAGCCAGGGCACCTTGCTGGTTGTTGGCGCGGCGGGCGGCGTGGGATCCATTCTGGTGCAACTGGCGCGCCAACTGACCGGCCTGACGGTGATCGGCACCGCCTCGCGTCCGGAAACCCAAGCCTGGGTGCGCGAGCTGGGCGCCCACCACGTCATCGACCACAGCAAGCCGCTGACCGAAGAACTCAAGCGCATCGGCGTGCCGCAAGTGAGCTACATTGCCGGCCTGACGCACACCGACAAGCACTTCGCGCAACTGGCCGAGGCCATCGCGCCGCAAGGCAAGATCGCGCTGATCGACGACCCCGCCGCCATCGACGTGCGCCTGCTCAAGGGCAAGTCAGCGTCGCTGCATTGGGAATTCATGTTCGCGCGCCCCCTGCACCAGACGCCCGACATGATTGCCCAGCACGAATTGCTGAACCAGGCCGCGCGCCTGATCGACAACGGCACGCTGCGCACCACGCTGGGCGAGCACTACGGCAAGATCAACGCCGACAACCTGCGCCGCGCGCATGCCTTCATCGAAAGCGGCAAGGCGCAGGGCAAGGTCGTCCTGGAAGGTTTCTGA
- a CDS encoding tripartite tricarboxylate transporter substrate binding protein, translating into MFKLTRRGFIAAGTLMMLARPLRAAPKPVTLIVPYAAGGPNDNFARVLAEGMSAQLGVPFVVENKPGANGIIGAMQVARAPADGNMLLMGGSGPLSLNILLRPKLQYRFDSFESVAMMCDGPLTITVPAKIGVNSIADLVAYAKKENRALTYGSLGPGSVTDLYGLILAKTLGIPLIAVPYKSTPTSLIDLITGRNDLSYMTPIALADHQKAGAVKILALTTDQRDPALPDVPSVAELGYPQLKASYWTALHAPKGTPADLIQAYSAAVIKTVQSESFRHMLVANGQTEKAGGPQALDAQLEADRQYWGRVIQENHIVLD; encoded by the coding sequence ATGTTCAAGCTGACGCGCCGCGGCTTCATCGCGGCCGGCACCCTCATGATGCTTGCCCGGCCGCTGCGCGCCGCGCCCAAGCCCGTGACCCTGATCGTGCCCTACGCCGCCGGCGGCCCCAATGACAACTTCGCCCGGGTGCTGGCCGAAGGCATGAGCGCGCAACTGGGCGTGCCATTTGTCGTGGAAAACAAGCCCGGCGCCAACGGCATCATCGGCGCCATGCAGGTCGCGCGCGCGCCCGCCGACGGCAACATGCTGCTGATGGGCGGCTCGGGGCCCTTGTCGCTGAACATCCTGCTGCGCCCCAAGCTGCAATACCGGTTCGACAGCTTCGAGTCGGTTGCAATGATGTGCGACGGCCCCTTGACCATCACGGTGCCGGCCAAGATCGGCGTCAATTCCATTGCAGACCTGGTCGCCTACGCCAAGAAGGAAAACCGCGCGCTGACCTATGGCTCGCTGGGGCCGGGCAGCGTTACGGACCTGTATGGGCTGATCCTGGCCAAGACGCTGGGTATTCCCTTGATCGCCGTGCCCTACAAGAGCACGCCGACGAGCCTGATCGACCTGATCACCGGCCGCAATGATCTGTCCTACATGACGCCTATCGCGCTGGCTGATCACCAAAAGGCGGGCGCGGTGAAGATCCTGGCGCTGACGACCGACCAGCGCGACCCCGCCCTGCCCGACGTTCCGTCGGTGGCCGAACTGGGCTATCCGCAGTTGAAGGCCAGCTACTGGACCGCGCTGCATGCGCCCAAGGGCACGCCCGCCGACCTGATCCAGGCCTATTCCGCCGCGGTCATCAAGACGGTGCAGTCCGAGAGCTTTCGCCACATGCTGGTCGCGAATGGGCAGACCGAAAAAGCGGGCGGCCCGCAAGCGTTGGACGCGCAACTGGAAGCCGACCGCCAATACTGGGGCCGTGTGATCCAGGAAAACCACATCGTGCTGGATTGA
- a CDS encoding flavin reductase family protein encodes MQIYLSNAGAITLRHPSDFRRLDVLADPQPRERLEHAIARVGRREDERHVRLSPSVLRFLSQHAGDPKWEADFSAMVDYAATHGWVDERGDIRAHMVVSEHDQVVSVDDFKAAMRSLPAGISAVTTGDGEQVAGMIVSSLTSISADPPMVGFFVQQTSSAREPLLRHGRFVANVLGEGHEAVMQAFLGQPQGMARFAQGGWVMNGQGTPVLPDALASIECDIVCTEALGTHDLIVGKIRKTTCREAQPVINFKSATHRIAPVRLQ; translated from the coding sequence ATGCAGATCTATCTGAGCAACGCGGGGGCGATCACGCTGCGCCATCCGTCGGACTTCCGGCGGCTGGACGTGCTGGCCGATCCACAGCCGCGCGAACGGCTGGAACACGCCATCGCGCGGGTCGGGCGGCGCGAGGACGAGCGCCATGTACGCCTGTCGCCATCGGTGCTGCGCTTCTTGTCGCAACACGCGGGCGATCCGAAGTGGGAAGCCGATTTTTCCGCCATGGTGGACTACGCGGCCACCCACGGATGGGTCGATGAACGGGGTGATATCCGTGCGCACATGGTGGTCAGCGAGCATGACCAGGTGGTGTCCGTGGATGACTTCAAGGCGGCGATGCGCTCGTTGCCGGCGGGTATCAGCGCCGTGACGACAGGCGACGGCGAACAGGTGGCCGGCATGATCGTGTCGAGCCTGACATCGATTTCGGCAGACCCGCCGATGGTCGGCTTCTTTGTGCAGCAGACGTCATCGGCGCGGGAGCCCTTGCTGCGTCATGGCCGCTTCGTGGCCAATGTGCTGGGCGAGGGGCACGAGGCCGTCATGCAGGCGTTTCTGGGGCAGCCGCAGGGCATGGCCCGATTCGCGCAGGGCGGCTGGGTGATGAACGGGCAGGGCACGCCGGTATTGCCGGACGCGCTGGCCAGCATCGAATGCGATATCGTCTGCACCGAGGCGCTGGGCACGCATGACCTGATCGTCGGCAAGATCCGCAAGACGACGTGCCGCGAGGCGCAGCCCGTGATCAATTTCAAGTCCGCCACGCATCGGATCGCGCCGGTCCGGCTTCAGTAG